From Coffea arabica cultivar ET-39 chromosome 2e, Coffea Arabica ET-39 HiFi, whole genome shotgun sequence, the proteins below share one genomic window:
- the LOC113731040 gene encoding GDSL esterase/lipase At1g28610-like — protein sequence MINHPFLCFVPILLIIAQSAEGCYTSIFAFGDSLTDNGNLLALSAPRIIHQGRLPNGETYFHHPTGRCCDGRLIVDFLAQQFGLPIPPPYTEVSKERTMDVRAGVNFAVAGARALDTDFYDKIGIIDPVTNDTLRVQLDWFKHMLPSICGPEKDCGGQLKSSLVLLGPFGGNDYRYALFQGASLAERKLLAHLITDAAVSAVNELVELGVGAVMVPGLVPDGCLAVSLTYFGSPNTGNYDLSTGCINWLNEFAEYHNELLQTKLNMARKRHPTAAIIYADYYNAILQLYRNPEEYGFRRTTAACCGDGGPYNYNKEVQCGDPPTTVCPDPSVYINWDGPHFTEAANRWITSALLRGPGRYTLPHLDTSCISEAASARHFTDA from the exons ATGATCAATCATCCATTTCTGTGTTTTGTTCCTATCTTATTAATCATTGCTCAATCAGCCGAAGGGTGCTATACATCCATTTTTGCCTTTGGTGATTCCCTCACGGATAATGGAAACTTGCTTGCCCTCTCAGCCCCAAGAATTATACACCAGGGCCGCCTTCCCAACGGAGAAACTTACTTCCACCATCCAACTGGCCGATGCTGCGATGGCCGTCTCATCGTTGATTTCTTAG CTCAGCAATTTGGACTTCCAATTCCACCACCTTATACTGAAGTTTCGAAAGAGAGGACAATGGATGTTCGTGCTGGGGTGAATTTTGCAGTGGCAGGAGCAAGAGCTCTGGACACTGATTTTTATGATAAGATTGGAATAATTGATCCTGTCACTAATGATACCCTGCGAGTTCAGCTGGATTGGTTCAAACACATGTTGCCATCTATATGTGGCCCCGAAAAAG ATTGTGGAGGGCAGCTGAAGAGTTCACTAGTCCTTTTAGGACCATTTGGAGGAAATGATTATCGCTATGCTTTATTTCAGGGAGCAAGTCTGGCGGAGAGAAAGCTGCTTGCACATCTAATTACTGATGCCGCGGTCTCAGCTGTCAAT GAATTGGTTGAACTTGGAGTTGGAGCAGTGATGGTTCCAGGACTTGTACCAGATGGGTGCTTAGCGGTGAGTCTCACATATTTTGGGAGTCCGAATACGGGGAATTATGATCTTTCAACTGGATGCATAAATTGGTTAAATGAGTTTGCTGAGTATCACAACGAGCTACTTCAAACAAAGTTGAATATGGCTAGAAAACGCCATCCAACTGCTGCCATCATTTATGCTGATTACTACAATGCTATCCTTCAGCTCTACCGCAACCCAGAAGAATATG GGTTTAGGAGAACCACTGCCGCTTGTTGCGGAGATGGGGGCCCCTATAATTACAACAAAGAGGTGCAGTGTGGTGATCCACCGACAACTGTTTGCCCCGATCCTTCCGTATATATCAACTGGGATGGCCCTCATTTCACAGAGGCTGCCAACAGATGGATTACTTCAGCTTTGTTGAGAGGGCCAGGGCGATACACTCTTCCTCACCTCGATACTTCCTGCATTTCTGAGGCTGCCAGTGCTAGACACTTCACGGATGCCTAG